The DNA window CTGGTCGCAGCAAACCAAAGGATCAGCTGGACCCTAATGTGCGGGACTGGGGGGACTATTCAGACCTCCCTCCAGGGATCGAGCAGGGACTGGGGTTGGATGAAGGAGTAGAACATGGGGACAACACAGGTGGAGGAGAATCAACATCAAGCCTGGCTCCTGAGCTGGACTTCCTGGCTGAATTTGCAGGTAAGAGAACAGATCAGCTGATGTGTCTCTTTGTCCGTCTACCTACTCACAGTGCTTACAACCTCCTTCAACCCTCCAGGTAAAAAGCGTCTGTGGGTGATAACAGCCCCTTCGCACAGTGAGCACTACCTGCAAATGATGGAGAAACAGCTGGAAGACATGGATCAGAAAGGGCTGAACTGTCGTCTAGCAGAAAGAGacaccttcatcatcaccatcatccagAACGCTATGATGGAAGGTCGGATACAGAAAACTAGTTTACAGGGAGAAGCCACAGTGGAGAGCCTCGATCCGGACACAGTTACCAAGCTGCTGCATTACCTAGATCTCAACAACCAGGTGAACAGGCTGCCATTAACAGTGTGATTCGTAGACTTCCTTTTGGGATAATTTTATGAAAACCAACCGTTTTTCCTTTGCGATTTACCTGCTCCTGACTTGTGCTTTTCACTCGACACCCATCGTTTCAGGAGCAAGGCTTCACCATGCTGGTTCTGAAGAAGAATCTGCACGTCAGTGAGCGTTTCCCCTATCCCGTCCGCGTTGAGGCGATTTTAGAGCTCATCGATCAGTTCCCCGtgaggaagctggagaagatGACCAGAAAAGGAGCCAACATAAGGTCCCACTATTCACTGTACCGACAGAAAACTAAAGAGTGCTTCTATGAGGTCCTTCTGCACAGTTTACCGCTTAACAGGAGCTTTTTTaggatgaataaaacaaaatgtgaaaaaaatttgaaaaactgCAAACATTTAACGTGATAAGAAAAACTATGGGCCGACACTAAAGAGTAGTTCCATTTCAACTTCCACCATTTCTGCCTATTTTTAGTCAGTCGCCTCTGCAAGTACGAAAATGTGTTTTAGAGAACTTTTCTAATTTAGTAGTTCCTGATTTAAAGCATGTGTTAACAAAGTGACCCTGTGGTACCATGCAAGTGAGTGTTTTTTATATGATACTTTAAAGAATTTatttagagaaaaataaaaacaaatcttctgACAAAACATGCTAAAATATGTAATCATTTGAATTATCATTATTTCAGGTGCAGCACTGCTAAAAAGAAGGTTGtggtaaaaaggaaaaagataaagaagaagaTGGTGCTGAGCTCTCAGAGGCAGGGAAATGTGACTTCTGTGGTGGCTTTACCAAGAAATCCTCTGGACAAAAAAGCTGCTCTGAGGAGTAAGATCCAGGACATACTAAGTGGACGGTCGAGGTTTGTTATCCGTAAGGTGCCTGCTGCCGGGTCCACGAGGGGAAAGGACTCGAACAGTGGCAGTCGAGCTGCTGGTAACGGactggaaaaagagaaagagcacCGTCTTCCCTCTGTGTCAAAGAGCAACGAAGAAGTAAAGAAGCACAGGTGCAGTCATTTGACAGCTTTTCAAACATAAAGGGAGGAGTAGGAATATTGGGATTTCTCAGAAACCCCGCTTTGGTTTTGTGAACCCATCTGGTTTGTCATACCTCCCCTTTACACCAGATGCAGATTCTTTTCTTGGCACTGGATAAACTTCAAAGTAAAGCTTTTGTGTTGTATTCCAGGCCCGAGTCCACTGTGGAAGAAGGAAGGAGAACACATGGAGGGAGAAACAGTGAGGATAAAAAAGAGCAAAACGTAAAGGATGATTCACAGGAAAAACAAGGCTCGAAGAAGAagggaaagggaaagaaaggaaagaaaggaaaaggaagagggAAGAAGTCCAACAGAGAAGCCAGTGATAAGGATAAATCAGCCTTGAAGGAGTTTTTGGAAAGTTTGAAGGGAAAAAGAAGGTTGATGGTGAGAAGAAGTTATTTACATCTTCTCCCTATAGCAGTGATATCTTTATTACAAACGCATATGAAACATTGGACTAATCTGACTCATGATTGTGTTTCTCTAGCTGATCTCAACGCCCAGCAGAGATGCAACGCTTTACATCCAGCAGAAAGAGGAGAATGAGAAGAGTCACTGTGACCTGGCTATCAGGAAGATCACCGTCGCGACCATTGTGGAAGGCAGCGACGCCACACTCACCTTGCAACACCACCAGCTTGGTATGCAGCATTCATAAattcctatgtgtgtgtgtaagaagtTGAATATTGGCGTCCAAAACATTTTCGTTATCAATAAACCAGCTTAAATGGCTTCCATGGTTCTACAGCACAACAGTTTGGATCTGTAACACGGACAATGCTTTATGACTTTGTTGATAAATttgttgatgtgatgtgtttacaTGCTGCGGGAACGTCTGACTTTCAAGACATCagtcagcagcagagcagcagcaatgCTAGTGGTTCTGTAAGGTTGTAATCAGGCTCTTAAACTAAAGGTTTTAGCTAAATGGTTGCACATCTTTGCTTCACTGAGATTAATAACATTTGCTCATTTGCAGTAAACAGACTAAAACTGTGGTGCAATGTTATTTGTCTTTGCAGGAGGAAAATTCAGGGAACCATCAAAGTCATTAAAATTTATTATGGTGGAATGTTTGAATGTGGAAACCAGATTTCATGAGAATCCATTCAATGGGCTTGGATGGATTGTCATCCATGTGGGTTTTGCTTAAAACCACAAAAATCTGCCTCTTGGTGGAGCAAGATGCCGTTATAGGATTAATTTCTAAGGAGGTGTGAATGTACCAAAGTTCTTAATCAATTCAATTGTTGTTGAGATTGTTCTGGACTAAAAGGCAGGCAGAAAGTTTTTGGGTATAATTGGTATCAGCGCCTGGTGGACTGGAGTGGAACAGCTTGATGTAGCTCTCAGTTGTTCACACATCAGGTACATTTACTTCATCTCCCCTGATCTTCAGATCGTGTTGGAAACGCAGACAAACAACAATCTGCAGTGACTTTTTAGTTCTTTCAAAAAGATTTTAGGCTGAAGAGTTCCAAGTACTTCTGGTTATAATGCAGCTAAGCTGTGGTTGTCTTGGGTTTCATTACattgttcctgttgtttttttgcaaacgttcgtatgtgtgtgtgtgtgtttcagaatcAGAGCCTCCACTCAGTGACCTATCAGACCAGCTCTTTGGTTCAGGCCTGATCTCCCTGTTGAGAGCTGAGCTCCGCCTGTCATCCGCTGACCTCTTCTCCATGACTGTCACAGACTACGACATCCAGCCTGATGTAAAAACTTCTTTTGTCTGCTTTGCACATCTTGACACAAACACCTGGAAGCTGTCTAGTTCATTGATGCAGGATTTTCACCTCCTGTTCTTACACGTCTGTATAATTTAACTACAAGCTAGTACCATCCTTAAATCATATTGGAAATTGTTAAAGAATCCAGcttcattcaaatgaaaacatttgagaatgataaataataaaaaagcatCCCCTTTGTAAACAATTCATATGTTTCATATTCTAATATGAACCAAGAGAATATGTGACAAACATTCAATGAATCTTCCCCCAGAGAGTCTTTGAAGCTCCACCATCGAGCCCGGCTCTGTACGAGTACATTGACAACTTTCCCTCAAGGCgctcagagaaagaaaaagagaggaagagtcCGACAGTCTGCTCCATAAACAAAGAGCCTGAAGCGGAGAATTCCCTGCTCAGGTAAATTACCATCATTCAGTGATCAATATCAGCAGCTATCCTTGAGGCAACGTCTGGATCCTTGTTTTGCTCCGAGGAAATCCAAATTAGCATTGTTAACTGAAATTAAAGCAATGATgtaaggatttattttttatgtgtattCTATCAAAAAAGATGTGTCTCAAAAGCCTTGAGTATGAGAATAGTCTTCGATCATGCATGAGACATGTTTGACTGACCAACACCACAATAATAAAACTTGAATCATTCTTCTTTTTGTACATTTAGGTTCATGTCGAAGAGGAGACTGCTGCTCATCTCTGCTCCCTCTGAGGACGACTACTCCTTCCAACAGCAGCTCTCTGCTCTCAATGGACAGAAGTGTCACCTGGGTGAGCCAACATCACACACTGAatgtataaatgaaaatgtcatgGATGTGCTTAATGTAATGAAACTCATAAGTGTTAGTATTCAACCACAACTTGACATTTTGTTGGAGCAAGCTGTCCTTAGATATTTACTGCCCACCCATAATATTTAAGTGGACACATACATTTCTCTAGTAgtgttgtttgttcatttgaatGCATGAGCTGCTTAAAGACATATTCTTGGGTCTGTCCTCAGGTATTCGCCACTTTGCCATGTTAAAGTTGACTGGAACTGGAAACAAAGCGTCAGGAACTGTTGAGTTATTTCCACTAAATGGTGAGTCACAGTGATGGGGGGGCAGTCCAGAGATGGAACCAGTAACTTGGACTTTATCGTCAGCAAGAAGAGCACTCGGAAAGCGCATAGCTCCTCCAAAGCTATGCCTGTTGATCCAAAATCTGCTCCAAATGGGTCCAATGGGATCTTTCTTGGCTGATGTCTGTTTGAGTGATGTCTGTTTCTATGTTTCATGGAAATCGTAGAatagtagtttttgagtaatcatGTTGGATGcaatgaaaacatcaacaaactATTTGGTGGAAGTAAAAATGTCTATATTAATGTGAACATGCATAAAGACTTTTAGATTTTAAGGTCGATAATCTCGATAATcttcaacaaaaaaatgtgaaacaatttTTCGGCACTATTTTTTGACGTGGTTTGTTAAATGCACTGCTTAAATTTTCCTCTGTCATTCTTCCTCCAGGTCATAGTCAGAGTGAGGTTGAGCCGTTATCCCGAGACATGGTCAACAACATGAGAGAACAGCTGAAGATCAGCAAGGACTACTTCAGCATGCTGATCGTGGGGAAGGACGGCGATGTCAAGGCGTGGTTCCCATCCCCCATGTGGTCCCTAGATAACGTTTACGACCTGGTGGACTCCATGGAGCTTCGCCTCCAGgaagaaaagctgcagaagCGACTTGGAATCCACTGCCCTGAGGAcaggggaagaggaggcagtGAGGCGGGACACTATCACGGCTATGATGAAGACAGGGCGGAGGAGATGTACTCATATCACCGGTCGGAGGaatgaagaggaaaaggaaatagAGGAGGCAATGACGCGAGGATCTAAACTCTTGAGATGAGATGGACACACAAGGATTTTAAACATGAGCAAACTTACAGAACGATTGCCTCAAAACCTTGGGACTGACAGGATTCGATGTATTATATGTTTCCATGTATTAGAATTGTGAAGtggataaaactgaaaatagttaaaagtttaaatacaaaaaagttTTGATGAAATGAAGCATATGTGCACTCTTCAGCTGCTCCCCCAAAaactctgtctttgttttgctgattgaggcagaggaagaggagggatgTCCATACAAGGCCAAGCAGCTTGCTGGGCAACACATCTGTCCAATATTTTCCAAACACATTCACTGTGTAACATGAGAATCCAAATGGAAAGTAACTGTATTTTAATggaacaaattgtttttttaaacatctgtttttaaagACCTCAGGTCAGTAAAACAATGAGTTACTGATGCGGGACTCAATATGTTTGTCCCAGTACATTCTTTTATAACATTTCTTTGAGTAGCACAATTTAAGGAAGAATAGTACCACAAAGTTTGTCTACGTGTTATCATATtagaaaaaacagacacacaaagataaTTGTACAATTAGGAGAGGGCAATTTAGCTTAACCCTGACCACCCACTTCAAGGATGAATTTTctgttaaatttgttttttaatttatttacttGGATTCACTCAATTAAatcatgattattttatttgttgaatttATTCATCAATTTTAAGACCTCTTCTGAAATGAAATTCACTGACTGCACCGACAGCCAAATTTGCTTGTTTTGAATGAAAGCATTCAAATATCCAGACAGTTGGGCCATTCATTTAAGCAGTGTGAAGATCTGGCAGCACGCAATTCATAACGGTAATACTGCTGTGTGGAATATGACGTGAGTGAAAACATTATCTGGAGTAAATCTTTACAGCACATTACAGGAACAGGAATGTGAAGATGAAAGAtcgaaagacaaaaaaaacacgtgTCCTTAGAATAACCTTTCAATGCATGACTCAGCACATGAGCCACAACTTTAAACTCCACATTAAGTGGTCATAAAACTTGAACAAAGTCTGGATAATACTCTCTGTAACAGCGTGTTCGTTTTTTCTGCATCATGTcccatcatgttttttttattcagtaaatTCTAGCATTTTGAACCTTATTAccaaatgttagcatgttaacatgttagGTAAGTAAGTAGTATAAGTAGTAAGCATGGTAAACATCACACCTGAGCATGTCAGCATTGTCACAAGCATGTTGGCTTGATAATCTTAGCATATAGCTAAAAGCTCCACTGTGCAACAGCgcacactgagctgcagagactTGTAATCCAGAACACACTGCCACATCCTACTGCTGTTTATATCCTTCTCAGCCTTgtcacattaaatacattttttataaatatatgtatatatatattttataataaaaatataatcgACATGATGAACTGCTTGAGGGGAACCAGCATCAGTTGTTGAGCACCAAGGGAAAGTGAAGGGGGTTTGTCAGTCACAGGCAAATCCATGAGATCAAAACACACTGATAACACAGGctgtgacactcacacacacaaaacac is part of the Paralichthys olivaceus isolate ysfri-2021 chromosome 18, ASM2471397v2, whole genome shotgun sequence genome and encodes:
- the ccdc80l2 gene encoding coiled-coil domain-containing protein 80 yields the protein MCNFYTSHLHLLLFAVLWSLSFPSLLSAWPGTGRSKPKDQLDPNVRDWGDYSDLPPGIEQGLGLDEGVEHGDNTGGGESTSSLAPELDFLAEFAGKKRLWVITAPSHSEHYLQMMEKQLEDMDQKGLNCRLAERDTFIITIIQNAMMEGRIQKTSLQGEATVESLDPDTVTKLLHYLDLNNQEQGFTMLVLKKNLHVSERFPYPVRVEAILELIDQFPVRKLEKMTRKGANIRCSTAKKKVVVKRKKIKKKMVLSSQRQGNVTSVVALPRNPLDKKAALRSKIQDILSGRSRFVIRKVPAAGSTRGKDSNSGSRAAGNGLEKEKEHRLPSVSKSNEEVKKHRPESTVEEGRRTHGGRNSEDKKEQNVKDDSQEKQGSKKKGKGKKGKKGKGRGKKSNREASDKDKSALKEFLESLKGKRRLMLISTPSRDATLYIQQKEENEKSHCDLAIRKITVATIVEGSDATLTLQHHQLESEPPLSDLSDQLFGSGLISLLRAELRLSSADLFSMTVTDYDIQPDRVFEAPPSSPALYEYIDNFPSRRSEKEKERKSPTVCSINKEPEAENSLLRFMSKRRLLLISAPSEDDYSFQQQLSALNGQKCHLGIRHFAMLKLTGTGNKASGTVELFPLNGHSQSEVEPLSRDMVNNMREQLKISKDYFSMLIVGKDGDVKAWFPSPMWSLDNVYDLVDSMELRLQEEKLQKRLGIHCPEDRGRGGSEAGHYHGYDEDRAEEMYSYHRSEE